In Sulfitobacter albidus, the following proteins share a genomic window:
- a CDS encoding sugar 3,4-ketoisomerase — MATLALQSATARFSNSTTFCDSTYFQNEDRIMSQNQIPELVDVARFTDARGQLGVVEAAGLPFEIKRVYYLFDVPIGAVRGEHGHKKLQQFMICMNGSCEVTFNDGVAQHKFTLENPSQGILVPPGLWRSIRFTKPDSVLCVFASHPYEKEDYLYSYEDFLTWVKEEKDAAP, encoded by the coding sequence GTGGCCACGCTTGCTCTTCAGAGCGCTACAGCAAGATTTTCCAACAGCACGACATTTTGTGATAGTACTTATTTCCAGAACGAGGACCGAATTATGTCCCAAAACCAGATACCAGAGCTCGTCGACGTTGCACGCTTTACCGACGCGCGCGGCCAGCTTGGGGTTGTAGAAGCCGCGGGCCTCCCTTTCGAGATCAAGCGTGTCTATTACCTTTTTGACGTCCCGATCGGGGCCGTGCGCGGTGAGCACGGGCACAAGAAACTGCAGCAGTTCATGATTTGTATGAACGGCAGCTGCGAGGTGACCTTCAACGATGGCGTCGCCCAGCACAAGTTCACGCTTGAAAACCCCAGCCAGGGTATTCTTGTGCCGCCGGGTCTTTGGCGCAGTATTCGGTTCACCAAACCCGATTCAGTGTTGTGTGTCTTTGCCTCGCACCCCTATGAGAAAGAGGACTACCTGTACTCCTACGAAGATTTTCTCACCTGGGTCAAAGAAGAGAAGGACGCCGCCCCATGA
- a CDS encoding DegT/DnrJ/EryC1/StrS family aminotransferase encodes MKYSFLDVGFTYRTLKDDLDAAYHGLMDSGMYIGGDAVARFEAEFAEYCGAKHCIGVGNGLDALVLTMRAYGIGAGDEVIVPANTFIATWLAVAQVGATPVPVDADPATMNIDLDLVPDAITAQTRAIMPVHLYGQPVACEGLRALARTHDLKIIEDAAQAHGARDGNRRAGQLGDVAGFSFYPGKNLGAFGDGGAIVTDDDALAKSVRILGNYGSEVKYQHDHVGYNSRLDPLQAALLSVKLAKMDEWSTRRSEIADVYQSALAGTSGLTLPVVADGVHSAWHLYVVRTEDRAALQSALAERGVASAMHYPIANHKSGAFEEEFGHMSFPVTEEICRTCLSLPIGPHLSVEQAHEIAGHVKDATRSLA; translated from the coding sequence ATGAAGTATTCATTTCTGGACGTCGGTTTCACCTACCGCACCCTCAAGGATGATCTGGACGCCGCCTATCACGGCCTGATGGACAGCGGGATGTATATCGGTGGCGATGCGGTGGCCCGGTTCGAAGCGGAGTTTGCGGAGTATTGCGGCGCCAAGCACTGCATCGGCGTCGGCAATGGTCTGGATGCGCTAGTCCTGACAATGCGCGCCTACGGGATCGGCGCGGGTGATGAGGTGATCGTGCCCGCCAACACCTTTATCGCGACATGGCTCGCCGTCGCGCAGGTCGGTGCAACGCCTGTCCCGGTAGACGCTGATCCCGCGACGATGAACATTGACCTTGATCTGGTGCCCGACGCGATTACTGCCCAGACCCGCGCGATCATGCCTGTGCATCTGTACGGACAGCCCGTGGCCTGCGAGGGGCTGCGCGCGCTGGCGCGGACCCACGACCTCAAGATCATCGAGGACGCGGCACAGGCGCACGGGGCACGCGACGGCAACCGCCGCGCGGGGCAGTTGGGCGATGTGGCCGGTTTCAGCTTTTACCCCGGCAAGAACCTTGGCGCCTTTGGCGACGGCGGGGCGATCGTGACCGACGACGACGCCCTCGCAAAATCCGTTCGGATCCTCGGCAACTATGGCTCTGAGGTGAAATATCAGCACGATCATGTAGGCTATAATTCCCGCCTTGATCCGTTGCAGGCCGCACTGCTGTCGGTAAAGCTGGCCAAGATGGACGAATGGAGCACCCGACGCAGCGAAATCGCCGACGTCTACCAAAGCGCGCTGGCCGGCACATCGGGACTGACCTTGCCGGTTGTCGCGGATGGGGTCCACTCGGCCTGGCATCTCTACGTGGTGCGCACCGAGGACCGCGCGGCGTTGCAATCGGCGCTTGCCGAGCGGGGTGTCGCAAGCGCGATGCACTATCCCATCGCCAATCACAAAAGCGGCGCGTTCGAAGAAGAGTTCGGGCATATGTCTTTCCCGGTCACCGAAGAGATCTGCCGCACCTGTCTCAGCCTGCCCATCGGCCCGCATCTGAGTGTCGAACAGGCCCATGAGATCGCGGGACACGTGAAAGACGCCACCCGCAGTCTCGCTTGA
- a CDS encoding glycosyltransferase 61 family protein yields MNSVPEILHPDTPQSLEIAPQIKEVEHALAAADWPHALERLMTLAKAQVVLKAHEAGVFLEDIDPLCARMAEGIDPDHPLPEDPIGFDRATNLYLVTEIYHAGGHRKLVEQIIAARPKERHVVLFTGMLENSRGFGMEAIVEAGGFPIYPDPALDHFDRLLWLREKLACFAAQRLFVLHHPEDVIAAVALAGVKDKFGPRAYVVHHADTVASVGVDLPEATHLAIRAEQKQQIAALRPQMAVHMLPLVYAPNLVRPKIPAEILERIAAEDHDFMQTGMLTTATCGGMHKFHGTGELSLPKVLARILLTTRGRHVHIGAISDAMRDEIYQVIDQTGDDRERLELVGEVTSVAQTLVERDVDLFLTSFPSGGGLTVVEAAYAGMPIAVYGGAGDDVGRYIAGLTHAPDDVLVWENVPELEESLRGFWQKGGRKRLREMSASARKWFNRGHSWKRYQGRLNALVRAVEEPRRTALDMSRRRVAETFVDRAYYERKNPDVVEAGLNPVDHFVSHGERRLRPVNPLFDAKYYLQQLDPSARAAAENNPLTHYVMRGEACGYKPHPLFDPAYCRAQLENAGLWSPLTGDPVEDSVLRRYVELDARVAPHMFFDPDHYLRATDDLPTGESALANFLRVGAVSGLSPHPLIDPTFLERTHGSFAKAFPGYLTQTVPSASEPRPNILFSPSGFAQDRLNHYAKAAPNLLWAHLIEGNLGECDPHTLINVRHIEKQRPGTLVSARAALYDLALNRLLVDTHPLVQRTHLLRQAPYAETLKISLTQYFMENSVSHNLDPHPLFSTQYYLYNNPDLKALTISPLEHFIQNGESEGRMPHPAFDSAGYYHRYLRGTDSSSSLLDYLSHKAGQFLPSPHLESGQAHLAGKMAVGLFEVGSDRAAADMLSASIHPDTIAAHPTLTSGTRTLCITDAEACEVQEVHPAEQVLVNRPSVVSQAHIAPPIGTYTAPAATAAVYRDASLMPGNDGFVARSGVWVDHGLDGFDPQTMQIKKHGAVAAVSGGKVLLRGFDGGGTVPSGILATGTYSGNYFNFLLEVLPRVLLAAEIAPEGTPILADAGLPEQHYQALRLYLPRNPVLRFARHTAVRVGRLYVGSMPNVIHDALNQDLPPVGTARFHPAIIERLSRPGSSQDHTASGGRLFLERNGLMRNMHNAPEISAALKERGFDSVTCERMTFSDQVSVFSQAGGGIVGQGGAHFANMLFSPKGTRVFALFSNAPGTDLYVLSTLGAMLGHDVVNVVGWRIVGTAPPPAAPVEEAFTVPVSLVTPFFPHPAAAPETGSALDDARALLDGLADAFWDANTLTSAWNLHSRQTPSTFDAAMLFNRRELEKHLRDMSEADVEKLLGHAFFQHCDRNICSGYVSLEYYSEQELQVLAQTQARFADLADPTGSGVDPRPNQLLALAILYIPVWKLPLVDKLDVFEEAIQQDLYLKWLATPPYLSRKGEDPGYVAYTERLLKWLARHCEEDVGTDIRARIMAATQRVDMGWLLLVDAPLRPTLEARNDLLEHIADRSGPAPVHSRAPRTCQRGVSVLACCAAPLQKGPTARQSSHSFGHSMPRDTKSLPTRWRSGTGLSPMTRSSTRNSTPSFPIGAPCQAAPVTSAKRSSRTILMCSSTRMPQPLVCTIWNARFTTGLPRSRCR; encoded by the coding sequence ATGAATTCAGTCCCCGAAATCCTGCACCCCGATACGCCGCAATCGCTGGAGATCGCGCCACAGATCAAAGAGGTCGAGCACGCGCTTGCCGCGGCGGACTGGCCGCACGCGCTCGAACGGCTGATGACGCTTGCAAAAGCGCAGGTCGTGCTGAAGGCCCATGAAGCGGGCGTATTTCTGGAAGATATCGACCCGCTGTGCGCCCGCATGGCAGAAGGGATCGACCCAGATCATCCACTGCCGGAGGATCCGATCGGGTTTGACCGGGCCACGAATCTCTACCTCGTCACGGAGATCTACCACGCCGGCGGGCACCGCAAGCTGGTCGAGCAGATCATCGCCGCCCGCCCCAAGGAGCGTCATGTCGTGCTCTTTACAGGCATGCTGGAGAACAGCCGCGGCTTTGGCATGGAGGCCATTGTCGAAGCCGGCGGCTTTCCGATCTATCCAGATCCGGCGCTGGATCATTTCGACCGGCTGTTATGGCTGCGCGAAAAACTGGCGTGCTTTGCCGCCCAGCGTCTCTTCGTGCTGCATCACCCTGAGGATGTGATCGCCGCGGTGGCCCTTGCAGGCGTGAAGGACAAATTCGGCCCGCGCGCCTATGTGGTGCACCACGCCGATACGGTCGCAAGCGTGGGCGTTGATCTGCCCGAGGCCACGCATCTGGCAATTCGCGCAGAGCAGAAACAGCAGATCGCGGCGCTGCGCCCGCAAATGGCCGTGCACATGCTGCCGCTCGTCTACGCGCCAAATCTCGTTCGGCCCAAGATCCCGGCGGAAATCCTTGAACGGATCGCCGCCGAGGACCACGATTTCATGCAGACCGGCATGCTGACAACCGCGACCTGCGGCGGGATGCATAAATTTCACGGTACGGGAGAGTTGAGCCTGCCAAAGGTGCTCGCGCGGATCCTGCTGACCACCCGTGGCCGCCACGTGCATATCGGCGCGATCAGCGACGCGATGCGCGACGAGATCTATCAGGTGATCGATCAGACCGGAGATGACCGCGAACGGCTGGAACTGGTTGGCGAGGTAACGTCGGTTGCGCAGACGCTGGTGGAGCGCGACGTGGACCTGTTTCTGACGTCCTTTCCCTCCGGTGGTGGGCTCACCGTGGTTGAGGCCGCCTATGCCGGGATGCCCATCGCCGTCTACGGCGGTGCGGGCGACGATGTCGGTCGGTATATCGCTGGCTTGACCCATGCACCCGACGACGTTCTGGTCTGGGAGAACGTGCCGGAACTGGAAGAATCACTGCGCGGGTTCTGGCAGAAGGGCGGCAGGAAGCGGCTGCGCGAAATGTCGGCCTCGGCGCGCAAATGGTTCAACCGTGGTCACTCATGGAAACGGTATCAGGGCCGCCTCAACGCGCTGGTCCGCGCCGTCGAAGAACCGCGCCGTACGGCGCTGGATATGTCACGCCGGCGCGTCGCAGAGACTTTTGTGGATCGTGCGTACTACGAGCGTAAAAATCCCGACGTTGTAGAGGCGGGATTGAACCCGGTCGATCATTTCGTCTCGCACGGGGAGCGTCGTCTGCGTCCCGTCAACCCACTGTTCGATGCAAAGTATTACCTTCAGCAGCTCGATCCTTCGGCTCGTGCGGCGGCCGAGAACAACCCGCTGACGCATTATGTGATGCGCGGCGAGGCATGCGGGTACAAGCCGCATCCGCTTTTTGATCCTGCCTATTGCCGGGCGCAGCTTGAAAACGCAGGACTCTGGTCGCCACTGACCGGTGATCCTGTTGAGGACAGCGTCCTGCGGCGGTACGTCGAGCTGGATGCACGGGTCGCGCCGCATATGTTCTTTGATCCGGACCACTACCTGCGCGCGACCGACGATCTTCCAACCGGAGAAAGCGCGCTCGCCAATTTCCTGCGTGTCGGCGCGGTTTCTGGACTCAGCCCGCATCCGCTTATTGATCCGACATTTCTGGAACGCACCCACGGCAGCTTTGCCAAAGCTTTCCCCGGCTACCTGACCCAGACGGTGCCCTCTGCGAGCGAGCCGCGCCCGAACATTCTGTTTTCGCCTTCAGGGTTTGCGCAGGACCGGCTCAACCACTATGCCAAGGCGGCGCCGAACCTGCTATGGGCCCATTTGATCGAAGGGAATCTCGGCGAATGTGATCCGCACACGCTGATCAACGTTCGCCATATCGAAAAGCAACGCCCGGGCACATTGGTTTCTGCCCGCGCGGCCCTGTATGATCTGGCCCTCAACCGGCTGTTGGTGGACACTCACCCGTTGGTGCAACGCACGCATCTGTTGCGGCAGGCGCCCTACGCCGAGACGCTCAAAATCAGTCTTACCCAGTACTTCATGGAAAACAGCGTCAGCCATAATCTCGACCCGCATCCGCTGTTCTCCACACAGTACTATCTTTACAACAACCCGGATCTGAAGGCGCTGACCATCAGCCCGCTTGAGCATTTCATCCAGAACGGGGAAAGCGAAGGGCGGATGCCGCATCCGGCATTCGACAGTGCCGGCTATTATCACAGATACCTTCGCGGGACCGACAGCAGCTCCTCGTTGCTTGACTACCTGTCCCACAAAGCAGGGCAGTTCCTGCCCAGCCCGCACCTGGAGAGCGGGCAGGCTCATCTGGCGGGCAAAATGGCCGTGGGCCTGTTCGAGGTCGGCAGTGACCGTGCTGCGGCAGACATGCTTTCGGCGTCCATCCACCCGGATACGATTGCGGCGCATCCTACCCTGACGTCGGGCACACGCACCCTTTGTATTACCGACGCCGAAGCCTGCGAGGTGCAGGAAGTCCACCCCGCAGAACAAGTTCTGGTGAACCGGCCTTCTGTCGTCTCACAGGCGCATATCGCCCCGCCGATCGGCACGTACACGGCCCCGGCGGCGACTGCCGCAGTCTACCGCGATGCGAGCCTGATGCCCGGCAACGACGGATTCGTCGCGCGCAGCGGTGTCTGGGTCGATCACGGTCTGGACGGGTTCGATCCGCAAACGATGCAGATCAAGAAGCACGGCGCCGTCGCAGCCGTCTCCGGCGGCAAGGTGTTGCTGCGTGGATTTGACGGCGGTGGCACAGTGCCTTCGGGCATCCTGGCCACGGGCACCTACAGCGGGAACTATTTCAACTTCCTGCTAGAGGTGCTGCCAAGGGTTCTGCTGGCCGCTGAAATTGCGCCCGAGGGAACGCCGATCCTTGCCGATGCAGGCCTGCCCGAACAGCACTATCAGGCGCTGCGCCTCTATCTGCCGCGTAATCCGGTCCTGCGGTTCGCCCGTCACACGGCGGTACGGGTCGGCAGATTGTACGTGGGCAGCATGCCCAACGTCATTCACGACGCACTCAATCAAGACCTGCCTCCGGTCGGTACTGCCCGCTTTCACCCGGCGATCATCGAACGGCTGTCCCGTCCCGGCAGCAGCCAGGACCATACCGCGAGCGGCGGCCGGCTTTTCCTTGAGCGTAACGGGCTGATGCGCAACATGCACAACGCGCCCGAGATCTCCGCTGCGCTTAAGGAGCGCGGTTTCGACAGCGTGACTTGCGAACGGATGACATTCTCCGATCAGGTAAGCGTCTTTTCGCAGGCCGGTGGCGGCATTGTCGGACAGGGCGGGGCACATTTCGCCAACATGCTCTTTTCGCCAAAGGGGACGCGCGTGTTTGCGCTCTTCTCGAATGCACCGGGGACCGACCTTTATGTATTGAGCACCCTCGGCGCGATGCTGGGGCATGATGTCGTCAATGTCGTCGGCTGGCGGATCGTCGGCACGGCGCCGCCGCCCGCCGCCCCGGTCGAAGAAGCCTTCACCGTTCCGGTTTCGCTGGTGACACCGTTTTTCCCGCACCCCGCGGCAGCGCCCGAGACCGGCAGCGCCCTTGATGACGCGCGCGCGTTGCTGGACGGGCTCGCCGACGCCTTTTGGGACGCGAACACGCTGACGAGCGCGTGGAACCTTCATTCACGACAAACGCCGTCCACCTTCGATGCCGCGATGCTGTTCAACCGCAGGGAGCTTGAAAAACACCTGCGCGACATGTCCGAAGCGGACGTGGAAAAGCTATTGGGTCATGCGTTCTTTCAGCACTGCGATCGGAACATCTGTTCGGGCTACGTGTCGCTTGAGTACTACAGCGAACAGGAATTGCAGGTGCTCGCGCAGACGCAGGCACGTTTTGCCGATCTGGCGGACCCCACCGGCAGCGGGGTCGATCCGCGCCCCAATCAGCTGTTGGCTTTAGCCATTCTTTACATCCCGGTGTGGAAATTGCCGCTCGTCGACAAGCTCGATGTCTTCGAGGAGGCGATACAGCAAGACCTCTATCTCAAATGGCTCGCCACGCCACCCTATCTGTCCCGCAAGGGCGAAGATCCGGGCTATGTCGCCTATACGGAGCGTTTGCTGAAGTGGCTGGCGCGGCACTGCGAGGAGGATGTGGGGACGGATATCCGCGCGCGGATCATGGCCGCCACGCAACGGGTCGACATGGGCTGGCTGCTGCTGGTGGACGCGCCCCTGCGCCCGACGCTTGAAGCGCGCAATGATCTGCTGGAACATATCGCGGACCGGAGCGGCCCGGCCCCCGTGCACAGCCGCGCCCCAAGGACTTGTCAAAGGGGCGTATCCGTATTGGCCTGCTGTGCCGCACCTTTGCAAAAGGGCCCGACAGCGAGGCAGTCGTCGCATTCTTTCGGGCATTCGATGCCGCGCGATACGAAATCTTTGCCTACTCGATGGCGTTCCGGGACCGGGTTGTCACCGATGACGCGGAGTTCGACAAGGAATTCGACGCCGTCATTTCCCATCGGCGCACCCTGTCAGGCGGCCCCCGTGACATCCGCGAAAAGATCCTCGCGGACGATCTTGATGTGTTCCTCTACGCGAATGCCACAACCTTTGGTCTGCACGATCTGGAACGCGCGCTTTACCACCGGGTTGCCCCGATCCAGATGTCGCTGA